The window CATCTACTAGCCTGGTTCCCAAAGCAGCGAAGGCAGACGGAATCTCATTCGATAAACTCATAGAGATTATTTGTAATGATGCAATAGCGCGGTTCAGGAAGTGAGAGCGAAGCCGTAATGACGAAATGTCGCAGCTCGTGTCGGAGCAGCCTCGCATCTGAATCGAGGATTAAGGAGACAAGAGAACACCTTATCATATCAAGAAAAGTGGAGTCGAAATGGACAAGACAGAACTTCTGCTGCAGGAACTGACTGATGCCTGTGGCGCACCGGGGCATGAGGCTGCGATCGCTGCAATAATGAAGAAGCACCTCGAGGCGGTGTCGGACGGAATCTCGTACGACAAGCTGGGTAGCATAATCGCAGAGAAGAAAGGGGCAACATCGGAACCACGAGTCATGATCGCCGGACACATGGATGAAGTCGGGTTTATCGTAGGTTCTATCACGAAATCAGGCTTTGTGAGGTTCCTGCCTCTCGGTGGCTGGTGGGGACATGTTGCTCTCGCTCAGAGGGTCACGATTCTGACCGCGAAGGGCCCTGTTGTCGGAGTGATCGGCTCAACGCCGCCACACATACTCGATCCTGAGGCGCGCAAGAAGGTGATCGAAATTGAGGATATGTTTATTGATGTGGGCGCCATGGATAATTACGATGTGCAGAAGAGGCTTGGTATCACTGTTGGCGATGTCATAGTACCGTACAGTCCGTTCACCATAATGAATCACAAGAAAATGTACCTTGCCAAGGCCTTTGATGACAGAGTCGGTTGTGCCATTGTAATTGAGACAATGGAGAAGCTCGCTAAAGTGAAGCATCCGAACACTATCTACGGAATAGGCACGGTCATGGAGGAAGTCGGTCTTCGCGGTGCGATCACGTCTGCGTGGGCATGTGACCCCGATGTCGCAATCGCTCTCGATGTCGGACCTGCGAAGGACACGCCGGGGATCAAGGGTGATAACGAGGAAAAGCTGGGAGGAGGAGCCGCAATTTTCGTTTATGATGCAGGGCTGATCCCGAATGTCAAGCTCAAAGAGCTGGTTATCGATACAGCGAAGAAAAACAAAATTCCGTACTGTCTGTCGACATTGCAGCGTGGAGCGACGGATGCCGGCCGGATTCACATGGTGAGGCAGGGCGTCCCATCGATCTGTATCGCTGTAAATACCCGATATATTCATGGTCACACGAGCATCATATATCGTCATGACTATCTCAACACGGTGAAGCTTGTTACTGAGGTGATCAAACGCCTTGATAAGAAGACGGTAAAGAGTCTGACGCAGCCGTAGATTTCTGAACTCTCGGCTCGGATTTGCCGTATATGTGCATAAGTGAGAGTCTAATGGCCTGGCGTTCTTTCATTGTTGATTACCCGAAGGGATTTTGAGATGGGACTGCAATTCTTTAATACGCTTACACGTCAGAAAGAGGTTTTTGAGCCTATTGTGGATGGACAGGTTAAAATGTACACGTGCGGCCCGACTGTCTACGACTTCGCTCATATAGGCAATTTTCGTGCATATATGTTTGAGGACCTTCTGAAGCGGTATCTCAGATACAAGGGCTACAAAGTGACCCAGATCATGAACCTTACCGACATCGATGACAAGACAATCAGGGGATCGCAGAAGGAAAACATATCGCTGGATGAGTACACAGCACGCTACAAGAAGGCGTTTTTCGAGGATCTGGATTCACTGAAGATTGATCGCGCTGATAAGTATCCCGAAGCGACCCGTCATATCGACGAGATGGTCGCAATGATCAAGGTGCTTCTGGACAAGGGATACGCCTACGAGACTGATGGCTCCATTTATTTCAAGATATCGCAGTTCAAGAACTACGGGCAATTGTCGCATATGGACATGGCCCAGCTCAAGGTCGGAGCACGAGTCGCCGACGACGAGTATGAGAAGGAGCAGATATCCGATTTTGCGCTCTGGAAGGGCTGGGACGAAGCGGACGGACCGGTGTTCTGGGAAACTGAAATAGGCAAGGGACGTCCCGGATGGCACTTGGAATGCTCTGCCATGTCTGTCAAGTACCTCGGGAATCACTTCGATATTCATTGCGGCGGTGTCGACAATATCTTTCCGCATCACGAGAATGAGATAGCGCAGACACAGGCGGCAACCGGGGAGAAGTTCGTCAACTACTGGCTGCACAACGGGTATCTGCTCGTTGAAGGTCGGAAAATGTCGAAGTCATTCGACAACTTCTACACGCTCAGACAGATTCTAGATAAGGGTTACACGGCATGCGCCGTCAGATACCTGCTGATGGCGACGCACTATCGTCAGCAGCTGAACTTCACTTTTGACGGACTCGAATCCGCTAAGGGCGGTATCGAGAGACTCTGGGATTTCATGAAGCTGGTGAAGTCGATCAGTGGTGGGGAGTCGAATCCAGCTGTGGATGATTGTATCAGCAGAGCAGCTGCGAAATTCGAAGAGGCGCTTGATGATGACTTGAATATATCCCCTGCACTGGCGGCAGTGTTTGATTTCGTCAGGGATATCAACCGCCTGATACATGAGAAGGCAATATCGGCTGCCGACGGAGCGAAAGCTCTTGAAGTCATGCAACGGTTTGACACGGTGCTCGGAGTCATTCAGAAGGATGAGGATGACATCGACAGCGAGATGGAAGATCTGATCAGCAAGAGAAATGATGCTCGCAAGAACAGAGATTTCGCTGAGGCAGATAGGATTCGTGACGACCTTCTCGCAAGGGGTATTGTCCTGGAAGATACCGCCGGTGGAACGAAGTGGAAGAGGAAGCTCTAAGCGCTGCCAAGGCGATTAGACCGCGCAGTCTGCATCCGCGTTGCTAACGCAGTTGCCGTCTCTGTCTGAATAGTCCTGGCAGGTACATTAGACTGCTTACAGCTGATATTAGCACGAAAGGCATGACCGGGAGGAGATATCTCGGGGTAGTGTGCGTGAAGAAGAACAGAAGCGTGAAGCTCAGCGGCGGATAGAGCAGGAGCAGGCGTGTTCCTGCGGGCAGCCTGAAGAGCCCGACGAAGGCGAGCAGCAGAATAGCACCTGCGGCTAAGTGAGTGAGGATACGCAATGGAGGAGTCTCAAGAAAATGTCTCGTACCCGGAATGAATGACCATACCCACGCAATCCTGCGAACGCCTCTCCAAACAAACTTAATTGGGTCCTTTAGAATATTCTTGAAGGCCGTCGAGTACATCTCTGTCTCGCTGAAAGATTGCTCCTGTTCACCTGCGCC of the Candidatus Zixiibacteriota bacterium genome contains:
- a CDS encoding M42 family metallopeptidase, which produces MDKTELLLQELTDACGAPGHEAAIAAIMKKHLEAVSDGISYDKLGSIIAEKKGATSEPRVMIAGHMDEVGFIVGSITKSGFVRFLPLGGWWGHVALAQRVTILTAKGPVVGVIGSTPPHILDPEARKKVIEIEDMFIDVGAMDNYDVQKRLGITVGDVIVPYSPFTIMNHKKMYLAKAFDDRVGCAIVIETMEKLAKVKHPNTIYGIGTVMEEVGLRGAITSAWACDPDVAIALDVGPAKDTPGIKGDNEEKLGGGAAIFVYDAGLIPNVKLKELVIDTAKKNKIPYCLSTLQRGATDAGRIHMVRQGVPSICIAVNTRYIHGHTSIIYRHDYLNTVKLVTEVIKRLDKKTVKSLTQP
- the cysS gene encoding cysteine--tRNA ligase, with translation MGLQFFNTLTRQKEVFEPIVDGQVKMYTCGPTVYDFAHIGNFRAYMFEDLLKRYLRYKGYKVTQIMNLTDIDDKTIRGSQKENISLDEYTARYKKAFFEDLDSLKIDRADKYPEATRHIDEMVAMIKVLLDKGYAYETDGSIYFKISQFKNYGQLSHMDMAQLKVGARVADDEYEKEQISDFALWKGWDEADGPVFWETEIGKGRPGWHLECSAMSVKYLGNHFDIHCGGVDNIFPHHENEIAQTQAATGEKFVNYWLHNGYLLVEGRKMSKSFDNFYTLRQILDKGYTACAVRYLLMATHYRQQLNFTFDGLESAKGGIERLWDFMKLVKSISGGESNPAVDDCISRAAAKFEEALDDDLNISPALAAVFDFVRDINRLIHEKAISAADGAKALEVMQRFDTVLGVIQKDEDDIDSEMEDLISKRNDARKNRDFAEADRIRDDLLARGIVLEDTAGGTKWKRKL